The genomic segment GAGAAGGAGCAAGAGGAACTGTCCGAGGCAATTCTTGATTTTATCTGGAACAATGTGGTCGACGAGGTGATCTTTGCCTATTCTGATTTGAACCTTGCCTCCATCAGTTCGCTCGTTACCGAATGCGGACGAATGGGCATATCGGTCAACGTTGTTCTGGATACCTCCAACATTGAGTTTCGCAAAAGTGAGGTTGATGTTGTAGGACCATTCAATATTATCACGTTCCAAACCTTCGACTATTCCCCGGTTCAACGTTTGGTAAAGAGACTTACCGACATTAGCGCCGGTATTATCGGAACTCTTATATGTTCATTGCTTTTTGTTGTTATTGCTCCTCTGATTAAGATAACTAGTCCCGGGCCCATACTTTTCAGGCAAGTAAGGAAAGGAAAGAACGGTAGAAATTTCGTACTTCTTAAATTTCGGACCATGTGCCTCGATGCGGAAGATCAGAAAAGGTCGTTACTGGATAAAAACGAGATGCAAGGCCAAATTTTCAAAATGAAATATGATCCGAGGATAACCCCCTTGGGAAATTTTCTGCGTAGGACAAGCCTTGATGAATGGCCGCAGTTCATCAATATTCTGCGCGGTGATATGTCTCTTGTTGGGACCCGGCCGCCAACGGTAGAGGAGTTCGGCTCCTACAGAAATTACCATCGTCGGAGGCTCAGTGTGAAACCCGGTTTGACTGGCCTTTGGCAGGTGAGTGGGCGTAACGATATTTCCGATTTCGAGGAGATCGTTAAACTTGATACCTGGTATATCGATCACTGGTCGATATGGCTTGATCTTAAGATTATTCTAAAAACGTTTCTGGTTTTGTTTCGAGGGAGATAATCCTCCCCGTCTGGATTATTACATCCGGCCGGGGTATACTCATTACCTTGATAAAGAAAGAACAACAGGACTATGTCATGACAAAGAAAACCACACAGTTTCGGA from the Sediminispirochaeta bajacaliforniensis DSM 16054 genome contains:
- a CDS encoding sugar transferase, with translation MNRRRRVFVRNALMAIDGIVTFFSFIVAYYVRNTPFFFGLKALFPFSNYFPYLLISLVFWLLLLRFFNNYAFLGGGKKSWRRIFVNLLPVELVGLALLTMILFFLRDQIISRTFLLFFAAINYLMLLMTKILTMAYFLREGKIKKYHRRALLVGNKRSVDYFLSTEKQMPELLFDIITQSEFIINADAVLNEKEQEELSEAILDFIWNNVVDEVIFAYSDLNLASISSLVTECGRMGISVNVVLDTSNIEFRKSEVDVVGPFNIITFQTFDYSPVQRLVKRLTDISAGIIGTLICSLLFVVIAPLIKITSPGPILFRQVRKGKNGRNFVLLKFRTMCLDAEDQKRSLLDKNEMQGQIFKMKYDPRITPLGNFLRRTSLDEWPQFINILRGDMSLVGTRPPTVEEFGSYRNYHRRRLSVKPGLTGLWQVSGRNDISDFEEIVKLDTWYIDHWSIWLDLKIILKTFLVLFRGR